The Xiphophorus couchianus chromosome 6, X_couchianus-1.0, whole genome shotgun sequence genomic interval ACTTcgttcagaaaaataaaaaaaaaatccttattcCCGGGTTTCGGCACCAAAATGTTACGAAGTAAAGCTTCTTCTCAAACAAGACGGAGGCTCGTATTTCCTTTACTGAACCTTTCTGTTCAGTATTTATTGAAGAGAAAAAGGAACGGCGTCTGCTGATTACGGGCAACAGCAGTTCGTAACCAATGGCAATCAAAAGTCAACAAAGCAAGATAGTGACAAACAGTAACAGGTCCTTAagcattcttcaaaataaaagacttcctctattcaaataaatcatgtcttgcacttaaatatatttcacttcACCTTTGTAATTATATACAATCATGTTCaatacaattaataataatcatcatgtAAATTATGCTTAACATATAATTGTAAATCAGTCACTTATCATGCAAATATACCGAACAACATAAGTgtaaaaaagtcacaacaagTGGTCCCCAATCTTTTTAGTAACGCGGCCCGGTCAAGACTTCGAAAATTCGCTGCGGACCGGGGGGATGGGGGATGGGTTGCGCGCCGAGAcggaagtatttaattatttcttccgtggcccggtaccaattggtccacggatcggtaccggtccgcggcccgggggttggggaccactgcttaAGAATACAAATGTGTCCTCGTTTTCTTTAAAAGGCATGACTTTGACATAAAAGAATATCCgagttttttcttgcaaatatgtCAAATTAATCCCAAagtttctttgattttcttggcagaaatgtacttcTCTGTGGACATCAGTTACCAACAACGGCACTAATACTCCTCCATACGTTTCTTACTAGGGACGGTGagctttgggtttttgtttgcgCGTCTTCAGATGTCTCACTGCCATAATACATAACTTACGTGTGAAGATAATTATTTTCATGCAAgtgtgtaatttttttccacataagaTTAACCCAGATGAAGCCAGGTGTATTTGTCAATACGGATTTTACTTGAACTGCCAGataagatacaaaaaaaagttcttttttcCGCAATATTCttgattttgtctttgatcattATTTAATTGACATTTGCTCTTTTCAGATAGTGATCTTTAATGGGAAGTAAGCAACCCCCCCCTCACcccccccctacacacacacacacacacacgtttgatGATTAAGGCTTACAGATTATATAAATCCAAACTGAGGTTCCCGAAATATAGACCGCAACATCAGATCAATTatgaaatattatatatatatatatatatatatatatatatatatatattacagtCATGGGGAATGCTGCTGACATGGCAGAAAAAACCTCAGCGCCCCCCCGGTTGTTTTTAGCATGCCTAGTGCTGTTAGTGATGCAGCTACAGAGCAAACTACATTATACACATGTGTGCAGCTCAAATTAAATTCCTCATTGATCTGAAACTGGATGGGATCAACCAGCAGAGGACACGGAGCAGTTTTCGACAGTGAATTAAAAACAGGGgtataaataaaagcatatagTAGCATTCTCGCCGTCCTACCTTCAGAAACCAGCGGAAGTCTTCCCCCAGCGGCCttacatttgtcacattttccagGTTGGCTTTAAACTGCAGCCCGAACTTCTGTCATGAAACAGAGAGGAGTTAGAACCGAGACAGAACGAGCCGAACGGGCGCGCTTTGGGTCAGAACCCTGCAGCAGGGGCGACACATACCACCATCTTTGACGCTCCAATGACGTCAACCGTCTTTGAGGCGTTCAGGAATCCTCGaaatttgtaacttttactACTTAGCACTGGCAGTGGGTCTAGTCATGCGTCAAAGCTAacagtttgctgctttgttCGGGACATACTGAAGCTCGCCCAGTTTTacgtaaaaatacatttaggttTTCCTCCTTTTTAACAAAGACTTCAACCTAAAAAACGCAAACATCGTGGAGCCAATCAACCTAGTTTGAACGAACATGTAAACCCGATTCGAAAAACGTccgttttaaaaacaaacacttatttgtgaattaaaaatggcaaattcaccgttgatttaaaatgtaccATCTTGACATTATGAATGTACGTTTGCTACTGAACACGTCAACCCCACAACACTCGCGCTCCCTCTAGAGGCCAAAGTGAGCCATTTTGATTTTAGAACAACGTCAGCTCAGGAATCTTGCGCCTCGCTTAAAAGAAACACGCCAAACCAAACCAACTAATCTGCATCAGTTTATTCACCATTGGCAACTGACAAATTCAACTTACCAATCAGTCTCTTACTCCACAACCATTCACAACTCATTCATTCAATTGCACAACATGACAAACATAGGACTTggcataaaggaaaaaaaaaaaacttttattcattGAAAACCTATCCAAAGCAGACCGGTTTCCTAGTGTTGAGATTTGCTGTGCATGAAAACCTGAGGCAACTTTACAGAGGCATTATGGTGGTTTGTCACACATCTGGAATGAATGCTATTGCTGAGGCAATGAACACCCCTGGAGCACCCCCCAATCATTCATTAATGTGGCATTTTAGGCCAACTGCATTACCCTGAGTCTATGTCATCATGATGTCACAGCTGTGATTTAGCTGTGTGAATGTGAGCAGAAGCACCCAagttctgaaaaataatttaggtaatcttgtttaaaataaaataaccatttagaccttttttttcccccatcatttaaatttcaataaataattaaatgtaaaagaagCATTTTGATCCTTTTTGGATTAACTGGAAACTTGCCAGCATTTGCTTTGATGTGTGACGATGCTCGTGTGAAACACTGGGGCGGATAACAATTCAAATCattgacaaaaacaatgagAAACGCGCTCAAGATTGTCAATACAGAGATCAACCTGCCTTCGGCCAACTTTAAacccctttttgtttttctttttgcttgtttcaaaTCCTCAGACATTTTTAGGGTTTCCCTAGACACCAGGGCTTCAAGTTttaccagaaacaaaaaagggaaaaaaaagtttttattttctaccagAAAAGACTTCCATTGTTTAGTAAggggacatttaaaaaatagagcAGGGAGAAAAACCCAGTTTGAACAGCTCCCTTCTTTACCCTCcacacaacaaaaagaaaatctaagttcaggtttgacaaaagaaaaaaaaaatacataactgATCACAAAAGGGCTCAATGCAAGGCATTTCAATTACTTCtgtctctcttctctttttaaatacaGTGTAGCCAAGGTGGCGTTGTCTACAGTGCGACACCCACACCCCTCTCCGCCCCGTGAAGAGAGGGGTCACGGCGTCAGTGAGGGCGGCTGCTCGACTCCGAGGCCCTCCGCTGCCGGGGGGTGCTGTGTCCGTTCGTGAAGCCGTTCTGACGCTTGGTCTGTCCACCGTTCAGAATGTCTTGGATGTGCTGGACAATCAAGTCGATGGCCACTgcacaaaacaggaaacagttaTGTGGACCGCAAAAATTGgcttcaaaaagtattttttgggACTGAACTGATGCAACTAACATGGCTTCcatgccctttttttttttttttttttttttttttttaatgaacatgtttgtgtttgtaaaactcCAGGGTGGTGAACTCCAGATTTTGTATTGGATCCACTTCCAATACAAAATCTGAGGCACAGTATCGGCCGATACTGATCCAATTCAGAAACAGGAGTGCTGAATTGACTCGAAATGTTTCGGGGGTTTCTTTAAAtccagacataaatgtactgaattaccaATTTacttgataactctgcaccagtacagcacagcaacagcttcacaagcttggtcaaaaatgtaaaaacaacaccttTTAATGTATTCAGTCAGTGGAATTGGGAGTAGAACAGCtgatctaaaacaaaataaactgaaactgataaaaaatttaaaaaacaaaacaaaaacaaagttggcTACtgtggtcaaacatgtaaaatctCAAAGTTacataatgtcaaaaaaaaaaaaaaaacacctgttaGGTGCATCAGTGCTAGAACCGAGCCTGGacccaaattaaaaaaaaaacagattagattTGAGTTACAGAGAGCAGCACACAATAACGCAGGAGaatgtttacattttccttGTAGGGCAAAGTTAACACCCTCAGCCATCCTACTGTTGGTCTACATAACAATCAGTCTTGTCTTACCAAGGTTATCTGCTCCTTTTGGAATAATCAAGTCTGCATACTTCTTTGtctagaaggaaaaaaaagttcaagataaagcaagtcaaaacattttcaatgcagCTCAAATTAAAGCTATAATcaatctatattttttattgaaacaagccaaaaacaatggagaaagaaaataaatcgcAGAAAAACAGCACCATCTATTGGATCATCTCTGCAACTGCAGCACTGATTTTCTACAAACACTGTGACCAACATactaaaaatttgaaaacatcagttGTTTTGCCAATTGGTCAATTATTAGTGTTGGTCATTATGTACCCAATTTTTGAAGGAATTGAAAGGAGCATCTTTgacaatttacattttatacagGTTGATTTATCTTCTAATATTAAGATAGTGTGAGAAATCTGAGCTTTTTTGATCATCAAAAATCAGTATCTATGATTCTTGACTATACAGAacttaaaacaaagcaaaaaacttGAAAcgataaataaaagaagaaaaatccttGCATTGTCACCTACCGGTAAACAGAACTCCTCAAAGGCTGGCTTTACAAAAGTAATATACTGACTCAGCACTTGTTCAAGATCTCTGCCACGCTCATTAATGTCCCTCAGaactgggggggaaaaaaaaggcacaatgACCACATAAGATATTTGCAAGACACCCCTGTGGAATCCCACCCCTTTCACTACTGCTGGTTACCTCAGTGTCTTACTAAGCATTGTTCAGATTACTTTTAAACAAGTGACAACAGTGCGTGTCCAATCGGATCTTTTTCTATACACCTCGGCGCGAGAGCCGCGTGTCTGGGTCTGTGTCAACAAACAGCTTCATCTGGAACAGATCCCTGATTTCCTGAGAGTAGAACATGAGGATGCCCTCAAACAGGACCACGTCGGCCGGGTACACCGTAACAAACTCCTCTTTCCTGAaacaacacacagaaaaaagttGCCTTTTCTCTGTGGCTGGAGGGGAAAACAACAACTGGAGATCGATTACAAAACCCGAGCTCAGAggcaaaaaaagaacatgttcCTTTCAGGTCAGGAACTTGTTTATGAAAACGCTGTCCTATGAGAAACTACAATACTGGGAGGTGCTGAAGAAACAGGATCTGGGCAGAGAAAGGAGGAAACGCTTACCTGGAATGAGTAACAAAGTCGTAAACTGGGATTTGCACTGTCTCTCCTTCAAGTATTTGTCTGAGCGTTTGCATGATTAGATCACTGTCGAAGGCATCtagaaaaaccaaagaaaggCACAAGTTTGGTTATGAGTTTGTTTACTGTTTTTTCACCACCACCTAACTTTCAAAAGAActtttagaagattttttttttttttttgcatatttgttgaaattgtcaccATTTTGTGACAACCTGGTACGAGACGGATTATCTCAAtagaacaaccaatcagagcctgtaggcgggtcttagtgctgtcaatcaccctgcGTGTGGCACTGTTCTTCCCCTTCTTCCTCCCTGCTGTGCTGCAGCTATCATAGCCTGctatgaatgctaaggctagtttgCATGGCCACTAATGGCAAActttttttaacaacattaagttgtttctccatcaGCGCATTTAGCAACGCATACACAAGAATGATTGATAGCACTgagatcctcctcctggctctgattggttaagTTTGACCAGGAGtgctgcatttcttcagacagaaaTATTAACTCAGGGAGGAAATGGAGGAGCTCGATATGTCACGACATTCAcgggaaaaacatatttataaaaattacatactgctACTTCAATATGGGTGAAAAtctgccattttgaaaaatgctgcaaacatttgacacaaaGTATAAAGTAGATTGTTTGCACTTTCGGTTTTTTTGACTGAAGTCCTAACTGGCAGTTTAGCCAGTTTCTCCTTTTCcgtttgaaggacagttttgtttatttacagagacttcataacctttttttttattttggatttatttattttggatatttaaaatgtcttccagttaaatattctttgagaaattaatgtttatttatctttgagagATTTTCTCAAAAAGAGTCTCAAAACGAcaacattatcgtttattgTGATCATTTCTGAGACAAAACGTCACAATCTGTTATCGTGACAGACCCAGTTGAGAGCTTCCATACCTGGATGATCGAAATTGAATTGGCCCTTTAGTGCTTTGGCTTTCTGCTCTGGAGTCAGCACCTTGTAGAAGCTGTCCTGGCTGAGGATCGCCACCTGCCGCTGGTGGCGGTCGATTTCGTTCTGGCCCAGCTTCTCCATGATCTTCTCACACACGGACGACTGTCACGAGAGACAACGGAGCCGATGAAATGGATAAAACATTCAGAATGGCCAAATAAATCCCTATGTAGTAATTGGAAATGACTCGGCTGGACATACTTTGCTTTTtaccaataaatcaaaaataatataacaaaaaaaagaaaaaagtgcacTGTGGGCCATGGAGAGTGCCCTCACTAACCTCGGCAGCCCATTGCTGACAGGGCATTCCCCGCCCCTCCTGAGGCCTAGGTGTCTTTGTGCCAATAAAACTGTGCAGCAATCAGTTTTGTTGCCCCCAGTGGCAGTGGTGAGTCAATTTTGGCCAGAtgcagcagttttgtttttgtttttgttttttttttagacaagaTGGTCAAACTGTTAATATACACTGGAATCAGGTCGGTAATACCAGCTGGCACAACTGATATGCCTTAGAGATCAAGCTATTCATACTAGTTTTCAGTAGACTCACTCTAAATACGAGAGATGAccaattggatttttttttcaaccaaacAAGTATACTTAAATCAGTTACAGCGATATTGCTAGAACATTTCTTCTTCTCAATGTTGGTTGCTTAAACTATTCTCTTATTGTGACGTTTATAGATTATGGGAAGGATAACTGAAAGTCTGCGTGGTTTTAACACCTTCGCTGGTTATAGAAGCCCAAACCTGCGTCACCAAGCAGAGATATGACATCAGTgatttaaagaagaaataaagtaaaaagggGCGGGGCTTAAGTTGCAACAGTCAGCTGTACGGACTGGAGTCAGAATGTGGAACAACTTTCCTCTGTGAATGAACTACAGACATTCAATCCGCTTATTTCTCAAAGCAAGTTTTACTGATAAGTTGAGTTCATATTGTTATTCTCTAGGTTCGGTTGCGACAGAATTTGAGTCACACATCTTGAGGCGCGTCCGTTCAGACGCTCGTCAGTCAGCGCTGCCCACGCGGCATCTTGACGACATAAAGGGCCGTGGGGGGAAATCTTTTATTCCCGCGAGCGCCTGCAACTTACTCACGTCAGCACCAAGGCTAAGTTAGCCGTGTTTACCACTGATCATTCCCAAGGGGTTCGTACATTTAGAAATGCGCCAGAAGTTCTACAGATATtccattatttttgaaaaagagcTAAAACCACAACAGACTCAATATGCTCGCTTATGTTTACAAACGCCGGTTTCCTGTTAGCATCATCTATTGTTTTTGCCCAACCAGCTGCCATGTGATGGAATCCCAGCACCAGTTAGCTGCCCGGCACACCAAAGGAAACCTGGTGCGTTCATTCAAAAGCTatggaaaaaaagggggaaCATAAAACACAGCGCGGTGGTCCAGAGGTTTCTGATAACGTAGCCGAACCCGGCTGATGTAACGGACCGTTACCGCGAACAGACGATAAAGCAGACCGTACACCTTCAACTATGCGTCACACGAGCCACGCGGTTCGTTTAGCGTTAGCATCCGGTTACTGTGCCAACGTCAGCTGcgactttaaaaataaaaaccgtGACATTTTCAGAGACCGGCTAAAGTACGAAATGAGAAGGCGAACCTTGCCACTAGCAGTGCCGCCGGAGACACCAATGAGGAAAGGCTGTCGAATAACGGTGGTGCTCTCATCCCGGTCCCTGAGAAGCGCCTCGCTGTCCCCGGCCATACTTGCAATGTGCGGTTGGAGAAGCTGCGCTGGAGCGTCACCGTGACGGAGCTCCTCCCACCGTTTATGACGCCGACATTTATCAAATCAGGGCACTTGTTTTCCACTTGAGCTCAGTTATTATGGCAGGAAagataactttttatttcatttacgacacaagaatgtttttttctggacgttttatttttgatgGACAGCGTGACTATCAAATAGCATATTACGCTGCGAGCGATCGCAGCATAGATATCGAAGAGCAGACGCCTGAGTGGCAAGTTTTCTCCgaaaactaaaatattgttATTTAGTTTAAGTAATGTTATTTTTGAAGCAACACTCATCTtgagtacttttttttttttggcaacaCTACCCACATATGGTCAAAAGAACAAGCCTGTTTTAAACCGAACATGCGCAAACAGAGAGATTATGGTAAGTACAAAACTTATTGGTGACCACTTTCTCCGTTTCTTATTTTCTATCAACTGCTGAAAGTAGTTTCCACTGTTAAAGCATACACTGTAGGCATTGAAGTCAAATACTTAACGCTATGAAAATGTGTCATTCGGAATTTTGCTAAGTGCCTTCATCTATCATTGTATTAAgatgctatttatttttattcattctatttgttactttgaaaaacaccAAGATTCATATGTAATTGTAGGGGGGGGGGCATTAGGCATACAAAATTGTTTTATGCTATTTAAATTGTGTAATTGTCCTTTTTTCACTGGAAAGAATATGTAATtgccactcacaatatggcgACATACGAGCCTGACGCACTCGCAGCATCTTATCTATGGGTCGCTGTTCAGCAGCGTCAGTTTGCTCCACCTCCAGTAAACCTCTGCACAACTGGCGAAGCGACAACTTAACACTTTTAGTAGAAGCTATAATCTCCACCTCAACATTTAATGTGACGTTTTCTGTTTGTAAGTGCACTAAGGAGCCGTGGAGGAACTGTTCGCGTTTGCTAttcacttttcacatgttgctgTAAAAGGACGTTTTTGCGTTTTAACccgcatgttgttttttgttgttttttttaacagtcgCTGCTGAAAGTAGAATTAAGAGGGACGGTGTAAGGATGCTTCGGAGACTTCTCGGGTTCCGGTTTCGAAATAAAACCGCTCCGACTCTATCTGCCGCCGTAAGGTGCCTGTCTTCGGGTTCGGTGGACATCACCGTCCCGCTGAACTTCTGGGCTGGACGGAGAAGGTCAAGCCAAGAAAGCCGCGAGAAGGAAAACGTTTACGAACCAGCCACGGGTAAGTCACGCAACTGACCCCGTTTCGTAACTGCTGAACTTTGGTCATTGTTGTGTGAAGACTATTGGTCAGATGATCCAACCTTTAGCAACATCATTTTGCAActtgaaaatcaaaaatgctggattattttttttagcaaactaAAATTTTACTTAGCTACAGCACAAATAAATACACCAGTAGTTTAACTTTAATTTGTGGAGTCATTGCAATTAGGACTATAACAATGTAAATGTAACAATCAAtgtaaaatcaataataaagaaactgaaacggACAAAAACAATTGGTTGGctaccttggtcaaacatatatatataaaaactgcaaattctttcaaatggttcggAAAGTACAATTAGGAATTtcaaatataatgtaaaataaataataaagcttaACGTTGCACAAAACGTAGAATTAGACCGAATAGACTTGACCTTATGGCTCAGGCACATTGTCACCAATACCCGATCTAGATATTGAAAAATCCGATACAGATGTTAATATCGGACTGAAGCATCGTTAGTGAACTCATTTTCTATTTCTACTCTAAAAGGAGCGTTGATACTTTTACAAGGCGGTGTATATAAACGACTTACGATTCATTTGATGTTTTGAACggcctgtttgttttttccactccAGGCCGTGTTTTGTGCCATTTGGAGCCATGTGGCAGAGAGGAAGTAGATCAGGCCGTGAAGGCTGCTAAGTCGGCCTTTGGTCCCTGGAGCAAAATGTCCGGGATGGAGCGGGCGAGGATCATGATAGAAGCTGCCCATTTAATAGAGGtgtgtttaaaattttgttgGTACCGTCGTTTCTACACCAAGACAGCTTGAAGCGTTTTCACCCAGGTGTCCTTCACAGAGCAGGAGAGAGGAGATCGCTGAAATGGAGGTGGTCAACAATGGGAAGTCCATCACAGAGGCCCGTCTGGACGTGGACTCCGCTAGACTGTGTATAGAATACTACGCCGGACTGGCCAGCACTCTGGCAGGTTGGTACAAACTGCGCATGAGggactgttttgcttttttggtcaaatttatttcttttttacacacTTTCTAAAAATGGGTTCTTAGCACAGTGACGCATTAGGTGTATAGAACTGCTAAGAAAAATTCAAAGATCAGCAAAGCTGGTTTGCAGAGGCTACAAGGACAAAGGAATCGAGAAGACTAggttaggttaaaaaaaaaaaaaagaatgatgtCACGATTTTATAATGGGAAAATCGCAAAATTTTCCCATCACAAAATCcattagcaaaaaaaatcaagatgttCCATATGGCAATAAAAAgcctatttaaaaataataatatctgGTGCCacaggcaaaaatatttttttaagtacccacattttattttacaatttttttcataattcattggAGGTTCTGGTATTAGTGAGAAACACTT includes:
- the uck2b gene encoding uridine-cytidine kinase 2-B isoform X1; translated protein: MAGDSEALLRDRDESTTVIRQPFLIGVSGGTASGKSSVCEKIMEKLGQNEIDRHQRQVAILSQDSFYKVLTPEQKAKALKGQFNFDHPDAFDSDLIMQTLRQILEGETVQIPVYDFVTHSRKEEFVTVYPADVVLFEGILMFYSQEIRDLFQMKLFVDTDPDTRLSRRVLRDINERGRDLEQVLSQYITFVKPAFEEFCLPTKKYADLIIPKGADNLVAIDLIVQHIQDILNGGQTKRQNGFTNGHSTPRQRRASESSSRPH
- the uck2b gene encoding uridine-cytidine kinase 2-B isoform X2 translates to MPCQQWAAESSVCEKIMEKLGQNEIDRHQRQVAILSQDSFYKVLTPEQKAKALKGQFNFDHPDAFDSDLIMQTLRQILEGETVQIPVYDFVTHSRKEEFVTVYPADVVLFEGILMFYSQEIRDLFQMKLFVDTDPDTRLSRRVLRDINERGRDLEQVLSQYITFVKPAFEEFCLPTKKYADLIIPKGADNLVAIDLIVQHIQDILNGGQTKRQNGFTNGHSTPRQRRASESSSRPH